The Metopolophium dirhodum isolate CAU chromosome 4, ASM1992520v1, whole genome shotgun sequence DNA window ataaattatataactactaTGAAATTCTGATTGAAGGCCGTGCAATAGTGTTGAGAGGACAAAAGTATGTTGTGTTTgtactttattaaatttaaactgatTCATTCTTGTagataactaatttttatttctccTTAAAGACATGGACGTGGCCGAGTTGCAGCACGAGATAAATCGGCTTACGCGTGAGCTTGACCAAGCTCATACAGAAAAGGTCCAGTCGGCCACTTATGGACTAAGTATATTGGAAGAAAAACAATCATTAACAAAACGTTATGAAGAACTGGAGAATTTATATGAGAATGTGAAACAAGAATTAGAAATCACTCAAGaggtaatatacattatataggtgttaactaatattttatatgcatttaatctATGTTAAAAACCATAACTACATTTCTGGGCATTttttatccatataatatttgaaGGCCATCGTGTTCAAAGCAAGGATaacctttttttacttttgtatcctatttgtattcaaatttttcaaatgttttttttattaacaaatagaatattgatataaaatttataCATACCTCTTTATAGGTAGCGCAAATTATTAGACATCTGATGATGACATATCATCGACTTAAATCTCTTATCCAACCCACAAAAACTATCTTAAATAAGAATTACCCACCATTAATTTAATACCCATTTTTACCTAAtactattctatataatataatattctattggttcttctatttttatacttattcatacatgtatatatgCCTCATAaccaaattacaaaattatttcaaactttTATTGTCACCTAATGTTtagtttacataatttattgatttgtatttaattttaggcTTTGACAAAATTTCAAACCTCTCACAAAGTAACCACCAAATCTGGTATAGAACAAGAAGAATCGCTGTTGTATGAAACAGCAGCTTTAGAATCATCATTAAATACCACAATTATAGAGCTTGAAAATGATACTAAATCGGTGAGTGTACCAaagaataatgttattattgtttatgaatCATAATTGATATCAATCACATCACtacctaatacaatttattaacatttgatGATAGTTACGACAAGAGTTGGAACGTGTTCGCATGGAACGTGATCAAGCCATCCAAGAAAATAATGACTTATCAAGGTTGAGTAATGAGTCTAATCATGATTCTAAGCAACTTCGCGCAGATCTACGTGAAGTCAAATCCCGTGAAACTCGGTTACTTTCAGATTATTCAGAACTAGAGgaagaaaatataactttacaaaaacaaattgctCATTTGAAATCTTCTCAGGTCTATATCAATATATGATTActttatgattaattatatgacattttttaattggtttcaaaaataataatttataatttataaataggttgAATTTGAGGGGGCAAAACACGAAATACGTAGACTGCAAGAAAATGTTGAACTGTTGTACTTACAAGTTGATGAACTAGcgaagttgaaaaaaattgctGAAAAACAAATGGAAGAAGCTCTGCAATCATTACAAGTAAGATAATAATTtgatgtgtattgtgtatgtgtaggtatgtaatattatgataatattatttgaacctTTATTCGTTATAGGGTGAACGCGAAGCTAAATACGCGTTGAAAAAAGAACTTGATCAACGTATCAACAATGAATCAGTTTACAATCTCAGTAACTTAGCTTTTAGCATAAGAGGTATGTATGTGtttacaaatatttcaattgatagtattaaaacattttaaatcttaaatatttctttggatattacaaaattgtaataaattgaattcaacaatatatttcaaAGTACTCGAGCGTTTCAACTTTTCtagtgtttgtattttatattatttttttatactctaAATGTACTGTTGTAAGGTATGGGCGGAGACCAAAATGTTGGTAGCGATGACGAAGATGATTTGCCTGTGTTACGTAAACTTGAAAACGATATTGGCTCAACTATGGAATTACCAGAATGTGGAAAACATGATTTGTTCAGTGAAATACAtctcaatgaattgaaaaaactGGAAAAACAGTTAGAACAAGTGGAAAACGAAAAGAGCTTGTTAACACAGAATCTTAAAGAGTCTCAATCAGCATCTGATAAATGTAAATCAGATTTGGAAAATTTAGCATCTCGTATATATAAACTTGGATCACACATACGGTCTTTGGAACATCTTGGTACTCAAACCAGTAAAATAGATTCTGACCATAAGGTATGTTTTATTTCTTAGATAAGCTCTTAAATCACTtggatgattattttattattaattcatataattaGACTGAAGATGGAAAATCAAATGCAACTTTGGAATATTATCAACAATGGTTTAGTTTAGCATCTAAAGAGATTGACCAGCTTCATGGTGATCTAGAAGAACTTGAACGACAGTTAAATTCGTCTGAAGAAACCTTATCATTAAAAGATGAATTAATCATGctcaaaaataaagtatatttttcaattaatatttaataatctaatattattacacgcaTCTGTTTACTCatcggtatttatattttttagttattagacAGAGAACAAAAGACAATGGAACTTGAGTCAAATGTTCGCTTGTTGGGAGAATTGGCTACAGATGCTAGTGCTTCTTTAGATAATGCACAAAATGACCTTGTAGTCATCACTGACGAATTGGCTCAACTTGCTCTCCAAATGTCTGTGTTGAATGGAAAATCTATAACATTAAATACTATtggtatactattatttttgtgtatgcAGATAGATGaaataatgttcaatattttttattatagtcgTAAAAACAGCAAAAGAAACAGAAGAAAATGATCCCCGCCTAGATGTATTACGAACGCGACTCAAGTCTGATGTTTTCATAAAAGAATTAGAAAGTCTAACTGAAGCTTCATTTGTAGCTAAAAGTCTGAGAAATGTACTTGATCAAATCAAATTGCTTAAAGAATCTGTAAACATATCAATAGATAATGCTAAAGCTGTTAATCGAGATAATAATGATGgtaattgataacatttttaataattaattgataaccAGTTACTGAAtcattaatatgtaaaattatccTTTTGTAGGCCAAAGAAGTTTAATGTTGGACAATAATGATGAATTGTCTGATCTCCGAGAACAAGTAATGAAATTACAGTCTCTCTTGGCAACAAAGCGAGAACAAATATCATCATTACGCATGGTTCTAAAGACTAACAAAAATACTGCCGAAGTAGCATTGAATAATTTGAAATCCAAATACGATAACGAGAAAATGGTTGTTACTGAAACCATGACCAAGTTACGTAATGAGCTGCGTACACTCAAAGAAGATGCTGCtacattttcaagtaaatacttGAATAATTTCACATTCAATCTTTGctattttctttttacaataggtgtaactttaataatttattgtttgcagGTTTGAGAGCTATGTTTGCTGCACGGTGTGAAGAACAAGTGACTCACATGGATGATTTACAGCGACAGTTAGTTGCTGCTGAAGAAGAGAAAAAGACACTTAATCAGCTGTTGCGTTTGTCTGTGCAACAAAAATTGATGGTCACCCAACGATTAGAGGAAATTGAAATGGACCGAGAAATGAAAAACGTACGACGATCAATGGGTACACCTAACTCTTCAACACCATCAAAAACCTCAAAAAGGTATAGTCAGCCTCAACGCCGAGACTGgtgagaaattatattt harbors:
- the LOC132944014 gene encoding protein bicaudal D → MDVAELQHEINRLTRELDQAHTEKVQSATYGLSILEEKQSLTKRYEELENLYENVKQELEITQEALTKFQTSHKVTTKSGIEQEESLLYETAALESSLNTTIIELENDTKSLRQELERVRMERDQAIQENNDLSRLSNESNHDSKQLRADLREVKSRETRLLSDYSELEEENITLQKQIAHLKSSQVEFEGAKHEIRRLQENVELLYLQVDELAKLKKIAEKQMEEALQSLQGEREAKYALKKELDQRINNESVYNLSNLAFSIRGMGGDQNVGSDDEDDLPVLRKLENDIGSTMELPECGKHDLFSEIHLNELKKLEKQLEQVENEKSLLTQNLKESQSASDKCKSDLENLASRIYKLGSHIRSLEHLGTQTSKIDSDHKTEDGKSNATLEYYQQWFSLASKEIDQLHGDLEELERQLNSSEETLSLKDELIMLKNKLLDREQKTMELESNVRLLGELATDASASLDNAQNDLVVITDELAQLALQMSVLNGKSITLNTIVVKTAKETEENDPRLDVLRTRLKSDVFIKELESLTEASFVAKSLRNVLDQIKLLKESVNISIDNAKAVNRDNNDGQRSLMLDNNDELSDLREQVMKLQSLLATKREQISSLRMVLKTNKNTAEVALNNLKSKYDNEKMVVTETMTKLRNELRTLKEDAATFSSLRAMFAARCEEQVTHMDDLQRQLVAAEEEKKTLNQLLRLSVQQKLMVTQRLEEIEMDREMKNVRRSMGTPNSSTPSKTSKRYSQPQRRDW